The genomic DNA TTATGCCTTCAGTCAATCTATTTGGTGCAGGATCAGTTAATGAGGTTGGAACTCGATTAGCTGATCTTGGTGTGAAAAAAGCTTTATTAGTTACAGATGCTGGTCTTCACGGTTTAGGTCTTTCTGAAAAAATTTCCAGTATTATTCGTGCAGCTGGTGTGGAAGTATCCATTTTTCCAAAAGCCGAACCAAATCCAACCGATAAAAACGTCGCAGAAGGTTTAGAAGCGTATAACGCTGAAAACTGTGACAGCATTGTCACTCTGGGCGGCGGAAGTTCACATGATGCCGGAAAAGCCATTGCATTAGTAGCTGCTAATGGTGGAAAAATTCACGATTATGAAGGTGTCGATGTATCAAAAGAACCAATGGTCCCGCTAATTGCGATTAATACAACAGCTGGTACAGGCAGTGAATTAACTAAATTCACAATCATCACAGATACTGAACGCAAAGTGAAAATGGCCATTGTGGATAAACATGTAACACCTACACTTTCAATCAACGACCCAGAGCTAATGGTTGGAATGCCTCCGTCCTTAACTGCTGCTACTGGATTAGATGCATTAACTCATGCAATTGAAGCATATGTTTCAACTGGTGCTACTCCAATTACAGATGCACTTGCAATTCAGGCGATCAAAATCATTTCTAAATACTTGCCGCGTGCAGTTGCAAATGGAAAAGACATTGAAGCACGTGAACAAATGGCCTTCGCTCAATCATTAGCTGGCATGGCATTCAATAACGCGGGTTTAGGCTATGTTCATGCGATTGCACACCAATTAGGAGGATTCTACAACTTCCCTCATGGCGTTTGCAATGCGGTCCTTCTGCCATATGTATGTCGATTTAACTTAATTTCTAAAGTGGAACGTTATGCAGAAATCGCTGCTTTTCTTGGTGAAAATGTCGACGGTCTAAGTACGTACGATGCAGCTGAAAAAGCTATTAAAGCGATCGAAAGAATGGCTAAAGACCTTAACATTCCAAAAGGCTTTAAAGAACTAGGTGCTAAAGAAGAAGACATTGAGACTTTAGCTAAGAATGCGATGAAAGATGCATGTGCATTAACAAATCCTCGTAAACCTAAGTTAGAAGAAGTCATCCAAATTATTAAAAATGCGATGTAATTCGCCAAAGACGAAGAGGCTGTCCCACCTGTCAGTAAAACTGATTGTGGGACAGCCTTTTTTTACTAATGGGTGGTTCACCGTAACGTTGGATTTATTTGTTGCTCAACGATGCTTTTAGCAGCTTCTAAATCTTTAGCCTCGACTAATCGAATGGGTGTAATTTCCATTAGTTTTAATCATTCTTTCGAAATATCGTTGAACTGTGTACTCGCCCACAACATAATATGGTTTTGAAGCGTGTTTGAAAGGAGACGAGGAAATGTCTAATCATCTTCGTGCTGTCATGACTGGTTTGGATCCGGCATATGCAAAAAGGCTGGCTGATGCTTTTAATGTCTATTTAGCTAATCTTCATGTGACGCTAGTAAAAATACACAACTTTCACTGGAATGTTGTTGGTGTTGATTTCTTCGATTTTCATAAAGAATTAGATACGGTCTATGAAGAAATTAACAAGGAGATTGACCGAGTTGCGGAACGCATTAAAATGTTAGGGTTCTTTCCGCTTGGCTCAATGCAGGAATTTGTTCGCAATGCTACACTGCAGGAAGTACCAAGCATGCCTTATGATACATTAACGATTGCATATCTTGTTGCAAATGATTTTGCAGCAACCGCCCGTTATTTACATGAAGTAGACAAATTTGTAAAAGAAACCACGGACGAATTTACTATAAATCTCATTGCAGATGCATTGGCTTTCTTAGAAAAATATGTCTGGTTCTTCACAGCGTACTTAGAAAAAATGAACTACCCTCAAGTTCCAAAACAGTAAACAGTAGACGTTCAGAATAGCAATAACTTCCATTTTTAGCTTTTCGTTTTGAAATAGGGGTTACTTTTTTCATACTATGGTTAGTAAAAAAGTACAAAGAGAGGCATTTTGCCCATAAAATCGCCCTTTAATGGAGTGAATATGTTAGCTTTATAATTAAGTTAAGGGAGGTGTCTTTTTTCTTCTTTTTTCCAAAAACGGATGAACTTTCTTCTCAAATATTTTAATTCTAATATACGCATCTAAAAGACCAACTATTATAGTAACGAGTATCATACATACTCCCGTATTATCTTTCATAACAATTGGTTCAAGTACCCAAAAAACAAGTGATAAACTTATGGGTATAGTCACCCAAACCACAGACCGATAAATAATATTTTTGTAACTAAGTTAATTTAATGCGCCCAACGTTCGTACTTCCGATACATCCAAATGGGCACCATGCACCATATAATCTACCGCCTGATTGGCAGCTAGATTTTCAATTCAAGCACACGAAAAATAACTAAGCAAAAAATAACTAAAAATAAATCTACTCTTATCTTCCTTTTTTGGGGTAGGAGGAAAACCCGGGATATTTCACAACAGGCCATTTCTCCTTGCGTAGAGAATCGAGCAATTCTGATCCAACATTTAAGTTGCTTTGAACTAATTCTTTAGGAGTCAGTGCCATCCATTGATTCAGCGACACGTCTTCAAAGCGGTCGCTTTTGAACATCTCTAAAAACCATAACGTTTCGGTACCGGTGTTTTGAATATAGTGTCCAGTAGCAAAGGGTACATATCCGACATCACCAGCTCTATAATCAAATGTACGAGCTGCACCGTTTCCAGTAAATACAGTCATTCGCCCTTGCCCGGTAAGGTAATACTGCCACTCGTCGTTATTGGGATGCCAATGTAGTTCTCTCATTCCACCAGGCTCAATCTCAACGAGTGCTGCTGCGATTGTTTTTGAAATTGGGAAGTTAGAAGAGTCCACAATTCGTACGCTACCACCAGGCGTTTTGATTGGTGTTTGTTTCAACAGCTCGTGCTTGAAGGTTAAAGGAACTTCTCCGTAGGGTGACTGGACTTCCTGATTATCAAGCGAACTGGGTACCTCTCCCTGATAAATATAGACCTGATCTGAAGGAAGAGAGTTAAAAGCACTCTCTGGTACTCCGAAATTGGCCGACAGAACATCTTTTGGAGTATGTGCAAACCAGTCGGAGATGGATAAGGTGGAAAGATCGGAAAAGTTTCCGTCATCGAAGACGAGCAGAAATTCGCAATGTTCCAACCCTTGAATCGAATGTGGGATACCTGGAGGAAAGTACCAAAGATCGCCTGGGCCAACGTCGGCAATGAAATTTCGTCCTTCTTGGTCAACCGAGGTTATGCGTGCCCGTCCTAACAGCATATAAGACCATTCTGCTTGTTTATGCCAATGGAGTTCACGTACTCCGCCGGCCGTTAAGCTCATATTTACTCCAGCAAGGGTGGTCGCTATCGGAAGTTCCCTGGCGGTGATCTCCCGGGACCATCCCCCGTGATTTAATTTCATAGAAGTGTCTGAGAATGAGAATTTCAAGTTAGGAACCAAACCTGCATCTGTAATAGGTGGGACGAGCATATTCGGATTTTGAAGATCCCGCATAATATTACGCGGGCCGGAGTCAATCCCTCCAGCTCCATCACTTCGGATAGGTTGTGGTACATTTCCGCCCACTTGATTAATAGATCGGTTTTCCATCATTATGCTCCTCTTATATGGAATTATTCAGGGAAAATCCTTTATCATAGTGTATGACTTGGGCGTCGAATTGTTACTGTGCCTATTGAAACATAGGGTATTGAAGAAATGGTTATGGATTAAAAATTGTTGACAAAAAATAATTTTTATGTTATAATAATTAATTTTAATGTTGACTAATAAGGCGTTTGTGAGTATTATTGTATTGGCATTAGAAAATAATACTTTCTGGAGGAATTCTATGTTAGAGAAAAATAATATTAAAATGTTAGAGCTTACAATGAATTCTATGGGAGAGGCTAATGTCATTTATCCTACCTTAATATGGGATGAAGAGAATATGATTTTAGTTGATACAGGTTTCCCTGGACAATTAAATGATATCCGTGAATGTATTGAAAAAGCAGGTGTTTCTTTTGAAAAACTTAATAAAATATTCATAACACATCAAGATATAGATCATATTGGGAGTTTACCAATAATTTTAGATGAATCACAAAATAAAATAGATGTATATGCTAGTGCAATTGAAAAACCATTTATTCAAGGTGAAAAAATGATTCTGAAAATTACACCTGAAGCGATATCCAAAGCTTTGGAATCCTTACCACCTGAAATACCAGAAGATTTCCGTAATGCGTTCAAATTTAGATTAGAAAATCCACCAAAAGCGAAAGTAGACCATGTTATTAGTGGAGGAGAAGAGTTACCCTTTTGTGGTGGAATTATCGTGATAGATACACCTGGCCATACCCCAGGACATTTAAGTTTTTATCATAAAGCAAGTAAAACTCTAATAGCTGGAGATGCATTAATTGTAAAAAATAGAAAATTATATCCATCTGATCCAAAATATACATTGGATATTGAAAAATCAATTAAATCAATCGAATTATTATCAACATTCGAAATAGAAAAAATTATTTGTTACCATGGTGGTTTATTTGATGACAATGTTCATGAACGTTTGCTTGAGATTATAAAACATTAATTCAATCAAATTAAGTTAGTAATGTTTTGGCGTAATCCCAGAATTTGTAAGGAAAACAACGAATGAATTTTCGATTGATCTCATTGCAAATGCATTAGCTTTCTTAGAAATATATGTCTGGTTCTTCACGCCATACTTAGAAAAAATGAATTACCCTCAAGAACCAAAACAATAAACAATCGAGTAGGAGGGGGTGACTAACCCCCGACCTCTCACACCACCGTACGTACCGTTCGGTATACGGCGGTTCAATAAAGTCACTCATTACCTATATATTTTCTAAACCATGCTATTGTTTTCCTGACTGCTTCCCTATGTTCGGTCACTTGAAACGGAAATGCTTTTGCAAATTTTTCATGGTTGACAATAAATGGTTTATTGTACATATACATCATTTCCTTGAATTCCTTCATATTTTTATCAAAAAACCCAAGAAAATTGACTATTAATGAATTGGCTACACGATAGGTTGGCTTTTTGCCAATTTCATCGCCAACCATTTCAATTATTTCTCTCGAAGATACTGTAGGAGCAGCTGGAATATGCCACACTTGGCCATAGGATTGATCATTTTCTGACAAGGTTACAAGACCCCGTGCAAAATCTTCAATGAAAATATGAGTATGAGGGAGATCAATGTTTCCGATTACCTCAGCTTTCTTCCCCAATAATAGATTTCCAATTACCCTGCTTCCTAATGTCGCCACTAAAGCTCTTGGACCGAAAAAAATCCGGGCCTCTTCCGATTACTGCCTTAATCTTTCCTTGTTGATGACTGTTAAGAAGGGTTTCAGCTACCTGAGCCCGCACCTTTGTTTTAACTCCAATTGGCTTATAAGAAAGATCTTCATGATATTCGCCAGTTGCCGGACCATAAGCATACAGATTATCTGCATAAATTATTTTCGCTCCTGAAAAAGCTGCCGCTTCGATCAATCCATTCATCATCGTTGGCAAATGATCGGACCATTCTGAATACGGTAACCCTGCACAATGAAAAAATTTTTCTGCATCTTTGCAAATGTCTTTTGTAAAATTTCGGTCACGTGCGTCACCTTTGATCAATTCTACCCCTTGTGGAATATCTGCTTTTCCGGACCGGTTAATGACTTTAACTTTTTGACCACGGTTCAAAAACTCCCGTAAAACGGCCATTCCTAACGGACCTGTTCCAAAAATATAATTCATTTCTCTCCCTCACCTTTCTTATCCGGGATTTACAAACAGCAAGGATAAAAAAACGGCCTCATTTTGACACAACATTTCAGCGGTCTATGCTTGAATTTGGCTTTTTTTGTTTTTCGAATTTTTGAAGAAGCTGAATAGAACGGAAATTAATAATATTCCAAAAACAAAGATTGTAACGCCTTTTGCCCCAAAAGAATTTGCCACATTGCCGAGAATAATTCCTATTACTCCAAAATCACTGTCTGAGAACGTTGTGTTTGCAAAACCCAAATCTCCTAAAACCGGAAGCAAAAAGACTGGAAGAAAAGTAATTAGTAGTCCGTTTGCAAACGAACCAATCGTTGCCCCGCGGATTCCGCCCGTTGCATTTCCGAATACACCGGCAGTTGCTCCGGTAAAGAAGTGAGGGACTATTCCTGGCAAAACAATAACAGCCCCTAGTGATCCAAGAATAATCATTCCTGTAATCCCGCCAAGAAAACTACAGAAAAAACCTATTAAAACTGCATTTGGTGCATAAGGGAATAAGATCGGGCAGTCAAGAGCCGGTTTTGAGTTTGGCACTAACTTGCTTGAGATGCCTTTAAAGGCAGGAACGATTTCTGCTAAAACAAGACGTACACCTGAAAGGATGACAAATACACCTGCTGCAAACGTAACAGCTTGAATGACCGAGAATACAAGATAATGAGTCCCATTGCTCAGTTCTTTTTCAACATAGGATGGTCCTGCAAAAAGAGCGATAATTACATAAAAGATCGTCATCGTTAGAGCAATCGTTACAGATGTATCGCGTAAGAATCCAAGTCCCTTTGGAAAATTAATATTTTCCGTAGAGCGTGAACCTTTTCCGACAACCTTGCCGATCATAGCTGACAGGACATAACCAAACGTTGAAAAATGGCCGAAACCAACTTGGTCATTTCCGACAATTTTTCTCATAAATGGCTGGGCCATAGCTGGAAAAATAGCCATAATTAAACCAAGTGCAATCGAACCAATAACTATAAGTGATATCCCTTTTAAACCCGATAAAAAAAGAATGGTGGCAATCATACAAGCCATATATAATGTGTGGTGGCCAGTTAAAAAGATATATTTAAATCTGGTAAACCGGGCAACTAAAATGTTAGCCAGCATCCCAAAAAACATGATGAGAGCTGAAGCAGATCCATATTTCGTCAATGCCATAGCAACAATTGCTTCATTAACTGGCACAACACCGTTAACATGAAAGGCTTTCTGAAACATTTTTCCAAATGGTTCAAGTGAACCAACAAGTATTCCGGCTCCAGCCGCTATTACAAGAAATCCGAGGAACGATTTGGTTGTTCCTTTTACAATTTCATTTGCCGGCTTTTTCTGAAGAACGAGGCCAATTAATGATATTAATGCTATTAGAATTGCTGGCTGTCTTAAAATGTCCATCATCATTTTAAGAAATCTTTCACCCATCACCTGTTTCCCCTCTCTATTCCTTAAAGCACCCCTCTTTCTTGCAGTGCTTCCTTCAGTTTTTCACGAAGTTCTTCCATATCAATAATGCTGTCAATAACAACAACATTACCTAAGTGGGCAGCTCCTTCGGCAATATCTTTTGCCGCAATAAACAAATCTGCCATATCGGGTGTGGCAGAGCTTAAATCGGAATGGCTGACTTCTATACCCGAAACCCCAAGTTCATTAAGGATTTCTTTAACATTCATCTCTAACATAAAACTGCTTCCCAGGCCTGAGCCGCATACTGCTAAAATCTTCATTATGATTCCTCCTAATTTCATCCTTCTCTAAGAACTATTAATTATGTAATATTTGAATATTCATTAATGAGGCCGAGAACCCCTTCAACGTCAGTAAATTCTTTCAATTTTTGTACATTTTCTTTTTTGCTTAACATTTTAGTTAATTGAGAAAGTGCTTTTAAGTGTGTGGAATGATCAATTGCTGCAATACAGAATAATAATGAAACAGGATACTTTTCATCATTCAAAAAATGCACTGGATGTTCAAGTTTCAAAAAACTCATCCCAACTTTGTTCACTCCCATTTCAGGACGTGCATGTGGGATCGCAATTTCCTGGCCGATAATTACATATGGACCCATTGTCTTCACATTATTGATCATGGCATCTATATATGAAGGTTCAATCACCCCTTTCAAAAGTAATGGTTTGGCTGTTTCTTTTATCGCTTCTTCCCAGTCGGTTAACTGATTTGCAAATTGAATTGTCTCTTTCGTTAATAATTCACTTAACATTGGTCATTTCCCCCTTGAATCCATATGCCTTATAATGAATGGTCAATTGGTTTGTCTTATTGTCAAATAAATGGCATTTTTCCAATGGTTGAATAAACCCATTAGTCAATTTACTATATTGCCCAATGCCAAAAAGATGATGATCAAGTTCGTTCACTAAGATGGTGTCATTATTGGCCTTACTAGATTGATTTAATTATACAGCTAATTTGTATACTTTTTGAAGCATATTTATTCCACCGAACGTTAGGCGGCTATGGCAGCCTATTTTTTGTTTTCTATTTGTTTAACATCTCCATGCATTTTTGTTGACTCTATTAAACATCAAATCTATAATTAAAGTAATAAATGGTAATTTTTTAAAATAATGTATATAAAAGGAGGGACCAACAATGAAATCAACCGGTGTTGTAAGGAAAGTGGACGAACTTGGACGTATTGTTATTCCGAAAGAGCTGCGCAATACTTTCGATATCAAAGAAAAAGACCCACTTGAGATTTTCGTAGAGGAAGACAAGATTATTTTGAAGAAGTACAGCCCATACCGGGCTTGCATGATTACTGGGGAAGTTTCTGATCATAATATTTCTCTTGCTGATGGAAAAATTGTTTTAAGCCCTGAAGGTGCTCAAATGCTCCTTCATGATTTACAACAATTACTTAATGACAGACAATTTCAAGGGACTGACTCATAAGGGTCTGACTCCCTCCTGCAATGACTATTAATAGAATTGTTTTTATAAATATATTGGGGTCTGACCCTTT from Bacillus methanolicus MGA3 includes the following:
- a CDS encoding oxalate decarboxylase family bicupin encodes the protein MENRSINQVGGNVPQPIRSDGAGGIDSGPRNIMRDLQNPNMLVPPITDAGLVPNLKFSFSDTSMKLNHGGWSREITARELPIATTLAGVNMSLTAGGVRELHWHKQAEWSYMLLGRARITSVDQEGRNFIADVGPGDLWYFPPGIPHSIQGLEHCEFLLVFDDGNFSDLSTLSISDWFAHTPKDVLSANFGVPESAFNSLPSDQVYIYQGEVPSSLDNQEVQSPYGEVPLTFKHELLKQTPIKTPGGSVRIVDSSNFPISKTIAAALVEIEPGGMRELHWHPNNDEWQYYLTGQGRMTVFTGNGAARTFDYRAGDVGYVPFATGHYIQNTGTETLWFLEMFKSDRFEDVSLNQWMALTPKELVQSNLNVGSELLDSLRKEKWPVVKYPGFSSYPKKGR
- a CDS encoding PTS ascorbate transporter subunit IIC, translated to MGERFLKMMMDILRQPAILIALISLIGLVLQKKPANEIVKGTTKSFLGFLVIAAGAGILVGSLEPFGKMFQKAFHVNGVVPVNEAIVAMALTKYGSASALIMFFGMLANILVARFTRFKYIFLTGHHTLYMACMIATILFLSGLKGISLIVIGSIALGLIMAIFPAMAQPFMRKIVGNDQVGFGHFSTFGYVLSAMIGKVVGKGSRSTENINFPKGLGFLRDTSVTIALTMTIFYVIIALFAGPSYVEKELSNGTHYLVFSVIQAVTFAAGVFVILSGVRLVLAEIVPAFKGISSKLVPNSKPALDCPILFPYAPNAVLIGFFCSFLGGITGMIILGSLGAVIVLPGIVPHFFTGATAGVFGNATGGIRGATIGSFANGLLITFLPVFLLPVLGDLGFANTTFSDSDFGVIGIILGNVANSFGAKGVTIFVFGILLISVLFSFFKNSKNKKSQIQA
- a CDS encoding iron-containing alcohol dehydrogenase, producing the protein MTNTQSAFFMPSVNLFGAGSVNEVGTRLADLGVKKALLVTDAGLHGLGLSEKISSIIRAAGVEVSIFPKAEPNPTDKNVAEGLEAYNAENCDSIVTLGGGSSHDAGKAIALVAANGGKIHDYEGVDVSKEPMVPLIAINTTAGTGSELTKFTIITDTERKVKMAIVDKHVTPTLSINDPELMVGMPPSLTAATGLDALTHAIEAYVSTGATPITDALAIQAIKIISKYLPRAVANGKDIEAREQMAFAQSLAGMAFNNAGLGYVHAIAHQLGGFYNFPHGVCNAVLLPYVCRFNLISKVERYAEIAAFLGENVDGLSTYDAAEKAIKAIERMAKDLNIPKGFKELGAKEEDIETLAKNAMKDACALTNPRKPKLEEVIQIIKNAM
- a CDS encoding AbrB/MazE/SpoVT family DNA-binding domain-containing protein; this encodes MKSTGVVRKVDELGRIVIPKELRNTFDIKEKDPLEIFVEEDKIILKKYSPYRACMITGEVSDHNISLADGKIVLSPEGAQMLLHDLQQLLNDRQFQGTDS
- a CDS encoding PTS sugar transporter subunit IIA translates to MLSELLTKETIQFANQLTDWEEAIKETAKPLLLKGVIEPSYIDAMINNVKTMGPYVIIGQEIAIPHARPEMGVNKVGMSFLKLEHPVHFLNDEKYPVSLLFCIAAIDHSTHLKALSQLTKMLSKKENVQKLKEFTDVEGVLGLINEYSNIT
- a CDS encoding NAD-dependent epimerase/dehydratase family protein — its product is MNYIFGTGPLGMAVLREFLNRGQKVKVINRSGKADIPQGVELIKGDARDRNFTKDICKDAEKFFHCAGLPYSEWSDHLPTMMNGLIEAAAFSGAKIIYADNLYAYGPATGEYHEDLSYKPIGVKTKVRAQVAETLLNSHQQGKIKAVIGRGPDFFRSKSFSGDIRKQGNWKSIIGEES
- a CDS encoding MBL fold metallo-hydrolase, giving the protein MLEKNNIKMLELTMNSMGEANVIYPTLIWDEENMILVDTGFPGQLNDIRECIEKAGVSFEKLNKIFITHQDIDHIGSLPIILDESQNKIDVYASAIEKPFIQGEKMILKITPEAISKALESLPPEIPEDFRNAFKFRLENPPKAKVDHVISGGEELPFCGGIIVIDTPGHTPGHLSFYHKASKTLIAGDALIVKNRKLYPSDPKYTLDIEKSIKSIELLSTFEIEKIICYHGGLFDDNVHERLLEIIKH
- a CDS encoding PTS sugar transporter subunit IIB, with translation MKILAVCGSGLGSSFMLEMNVKEILNELGVSGIEVSHSDLSSATPDMADLFIAAKDIAEGAAHLGNVVVIDSIIDMEELREKLKEALQERGVL
- a CDS encoding Dps family protein, encoding MSNHLRAVMTGLDPAYAKRLADAFNVYLANLHVTLVKIHNFHWNVVGVDFFDFHKELDTVYEEINKEIDRVAERIKMLGFFPLGSMQEFVRNATLQEVPSMPYDTLTIAYLVANDFAATARYLHEVDKFVKETTDEFTINLIADALAFLEKYVWFFTAYLEKMNYPQVPKQ